A segment of the Arachis hypogaea cultivar Tifrunner chromosome 5, arahy.Tifrunner.gnm2.J5K5, whole genome shotgun sequence genome:
ATGCTTGAGTCTGCatctaaaatttcaaaataaaaacagCAATGTGATTAATAATTAGTCTAAAGATCTATCACAAACTCACAGAAATTTGTCACAGGTTTACCATTCTTTGATCAAATATACCAGAGTATCTAACTGTTCTCTCAATTTCTGCTTATACTAGTTCCGAATGTTCTAGCTAGGCACCAATGTAAGCATTCTAATTCCATATTAATCTGTTTAACTTCTAAGAATATGTGAATAACATCACAGATTTTCAATTTCGTTCATATTTCACATGGTCAGGTTCTCGAACAATTTTCAGCTGTTATGTTATAAATTGATCTCATCAACATGATTATACAGTATTAAAGAGAGTGAGATCATTAGAGAAAAGCGCGCGAAATTAAATAAGTAAAACGGTAAAACCTTCAAGCGCTTGTGCAGACGCGAatgagaagcttcaagatccttGAGGATCTCGGAGTGAGAACGATCGCTTTGGCGCCGGAGATCGTCCACGCCTGCGGACGCCATGGCCTTGAGGTCGGCGATGCTGCTCAGAGGCCTGTGGCTGAGAGGCGGAGAAGCGCCGGTGAGATCGACGGCAGCTCTCTTAGCTGCGGCCTTGGAAGTAGTAGCTGTTGGCCTGCTGAAAATCGCCGATTTTGGAGAATCGTTCGTCGGAGAAGCCACCGGCGACGGCGTTTTCAGAAAATCGGCCATCCTCAGCTTcgtcttctttcccttcttcatATTTCTCTCACTGAATTTTCGAATTTCAGATTGTGAGGTTTTAACTCTGCTCGCTGTCGGTATCTATATATGTGGCGGGCTTTTCAAATCTTCACgcgaaaatttgaaattttattttattactgaactgttaaaaaatataaaataaataggaataatatttttctttttctttttaaattttgatgtgAACCTGTGAAGGAGAAAGATCAAATAAATGTTATATCTCGGTTCGAGTTTTACtcctaattctaaaaaaaaaaatagatgttatattaatttattttataaaagaaagGTAGCCAATAGATGTTATATTATTATAAacacttatattttttaaaataaaaatattaattatatatcaaaatgaattattatatatttatgtataaaatacaTACGTAGTTTAACtcaatttaatatatattctattttgatAGCTCATTTTAgtgtatatatacttatatagcataattatttttaaaaatagataaattttatacGCATCACAATTATATTTATGAccatttcaattctattttattcTCTAACCCTGCATAGTTTGCTTGAGCTAGGGCGTCAAGTCAGCTCATGAGCCAGCTCGAACTCGAGTCGTTAGCAGCTCGATAAGCTAAGTTCGTGAGTtggtgagccaagcttgagcctgaaattgaactcataaattaaatgagtcgagcttgagcttaGATAAGCTCAGCTtattagctcgtgagctggctcgattttatttatatatatatattataacaatcttaattatttaatatttatatttattttttacatataattttaatataggacataaataaaaaattataatttattaatacataaataatatataaaattgatcttttcaaatattttttaaaatatataagttataatttactgatatagaattatagattatgtatttatttattttttatttgagccagctcgtgagttCGAACCAGCTCGTAAGCTTtcggtgagccgagcttgagcttaagaaataggctcgattgttaatgagtcgagccgtgagccaagctcaattttcgtgagccgagcttgagtttAGTCTAGCTCGACTCAGctcgactcacttccagccctagctTGAGCCTTGAAGCATAAAAAtgaactaattttttataaataaataaatttgatgaataaaattatcCATAAAAATCACATGTGAATTTTCACCCAAATTTTGCAACCTCCAATCAACCAAACCCTAAAATGACAGGACTGATAAGTTGAATTTTCTGTCTTGCTCATTCACATGTATTACTTAAATTACCTTATTTTGTGTAAAAGAAAATaacttacaatttttcttttatctaTTCTAAAAAAATTCTTCCCAaacactaaagcaaacccaatcaTGCAGTTTGTCTAAACATGACCCGCGGGGGGGGGGAACCAAATCAAATTACAAGTTTCTTAGTGGAGTGGCATATTAAACAGCTAAAGAACCAAAAGCATAAGCTATAATGCATTAACACCTCAAAAAAATAACCTCAACActgtcaaaaaataaaaaatctagaaaCATGATAAGTTAATTAATTCACCAAAGAGTGAGTGCTCTCCTCATGTTCAAGATCTGGGAGATCAGCACTATGGGAGAACTTCAACCACCTCTTTTTCTCTACATATTTGATACAAGGCTGCAAGACAAGGCCAATTGACACAGCAATGAGGCTTACAACCATTACTTTCAGGGTGGAAAAATACAACACGACACAGATCAATGCGGTCGGAGGGATGCACATGAGGATCGCCCCGGCTGCTCCTCCTGGCACCTTGTAAGGCCGAGACGCATTGGGGTGCTTGATCTTCAACAATATAAATGCAATAAACTCCAAAATCATTCCGAAACAGTACAGGAAGTTTTCTGCCGCTACGATCTCTTGAAAGCTCATCCATGACAGTAGAATTACACCAGAGGCAGAGAAAAGTATACCTACAAGAGGGGTTCCATGACGAGATCTCTTGCTGAAGAACTCGGGCAACATTCCTCTCTCGGCCATCCCTAGAAGCTGGAAAGAGTCGCTGCTCATTTCAGCAACAAACATTCCCATATTTGACATCGCGGCAGCAGCCTGAAGCCACCATCTCAACCACGCTCCTCCAAGAATCATAGCAATATCCGAGAAGTAACCATCAGTCCACAGCTCTCGATTAAGGGGAACAGCGCCCGTGCCAATCAGAAGTGGGAAGAAATACCCCAGAACCACTAGGATCAAGGCGAAAAACAAAGCTTTTGGAAGAGTTTTCTTCGGATTCTGCACTTCCCCAGAAAGAGTACTTATAGAATCCCAATAATTGAGATTCCAGAACAAAGTATTCAAATACAAATTCCAATCAACATCTTTAGTGTTTACCACAGTCCATCTCGAAGGTTTCAAGTCCGGAATTGCCAAAAACCCCATAACCACAAAAGGGAGGAGCGAGAAAACCCCTAAGAAAACAGCAACATATCCTACAATTGTTAAACCCCTGTAGTTCAAGAAAGTGAGAACAATTGTCAAACCCCAAGTTGCAAGGATTCTAGGTAATCCACCCCCTAATGCAGGGACTCCAGATTTCAGATAATCAAGAAACAGAACAGGATATAAAGCATTGTCTATCACACCACTCAGCCACTTCATCCAACCCTGCTGAAACCCCCAAAAGGGACCCAGCGCAGTCGAGACCCAAACGACATAACCGCTGTTTTCCGGGAACATTGTGCCCATCTCAGCAGTGATCAAAGCTTCAGGGATGCTCCATATGAATGGGAAAACTACAAAACCAAGAAGGGCCAAGAGTGGACCTGCTGCATGAACAGTGTCCTCAACACCAAAGGGACCACCTGAAACCTCATAGAAGATTAGGAATACAAGAGGGAGAATTGAAACTTTCTTCATGGTGTGAGTTCTCCTTGGGGAAGGTAAATCTACAACGGTGACATACTCAACATTGCTGTTGAACTCTcccattcttgaagcttgtcTAGTAGTAGCTGCAGCCCTCAATTTCTGCACTCAGAAAAAGTCAAGAAGGTTGTTTTTCTCAATTTAACAAAcatcaaaagcaaaagcaattaaactaaaaaagaaaagagatatttttttttattttacatcacaCGGTTTCAACTTGTTTCATTAAAAAGAATGCAACTTTGGAAATTTCACCAGCAAAATTTCGCATATTCATTCACA
Coding sequences within it:
- the LOC112800136 gene encoding probable polyamine transporter At1g31830 isoform X3, which produces MGEFNSNVEYVTVVDLPSPRRTHTMKKVSILPLVFLIFYEVSGGPFGVEDTVHAAGPLLALLGFVVFPFIWSIPEALITAEMGTMFPENSGYVVWVSTALGPFWGFQQGWMKWLSGVIDNALYPVLFLDYLKSGVPALGGGLPRILATWGLTIVLTFLNYRGLTIVGYVAVFLGVFSLLPFVVMGFLAIPDLKPSRWTVVNTKDVDWNLYLNTLFWNLNYWDSISTLSGEVQNPKKTLPKALFFALILVVLGYFFPLLIGTGAVPLNRELWTDGYFSDIAMILGGAWLRWWLQAAAAMSNMGMFVAEMSSDSFQLLGMAERGMLPEFFSKRSRHGTPLVGILFSASGVILLSWMSFQEIVAAENFLYCFGMILEFIAFILLKIKHPNASRPYKVPGGAAGAILMCIPPTALICVVLYFSTLKVMVVSLIAVSIGLVLQPCIKYVEKKRWLKFSHSADLPDLEHEESTHSLVN
- the LOC112800136 gene encoding probable polyamine transporter At1g31830 isoform X1, producing MVMMTQSEKVKNDEGVAAKQERTTVDSVEETTVAADRSSPQPQETTHQAPHDNDSQNQEKLRAAATTRQASRMGEFNSNVEYVTVVDLPSPRRTHTMKKVSILPLVFLIFYEVSGGPFGVEDTVHAAGPLLALLGFVVFPFIWSIPEALITAEMGTMFPENSGYVVWVSTALGPFWGFQQGWMKWLSGVIDNALYPVLFLDYLKSGVPALGGGLPRILATWGLTIVLTFLNYRGLTIVGYVAVFLGVFSLLPFVVMGFLAIPDLKPSRWTVVNTKDVDWNLYLNTLFWNLNYWDSISTLSGEVQNPKKTLPKALFFALILVVLGYFFPLLIGTGAVPLNRELWTDGYFSDIAMILGGAWLRWWLQAAAAMSNMGMFVAEMSSDSFQLLGMAERGMLPEFFSKRSRHGTPLVGILFSASGVILLSWMSFQEIVAAENFLYCFGMILEFIAFILLKIKHPNASRPYKVPGGAAGAILMCIPPTALICVVLYFSTLKVMVVSLIAVSIGLVLQPCIKYVEKKRWLKFSHSADLPDLEHEESTHSLVN
- the LOC112800136 gene encoding probable polyamine transporter At1g31830 isoform X2 yields the protein MKLRAAATTRQASRMGEFNSNVEYVTVVDLPSPRRTHTMKKVSILPLVFLIFYEVSGGPFGVEDTVHAAGPLLALLGFVVFPFIWSIPEALITAEMGTMFPENSGYVVWVSTALGPFWGFQQGWMKWLSGVIDNALYPVLFLDYLKSGVPALGGGLPRILATWGLTIVLTFLNYRGLTIVGYVAVFLGVFSLLPFVVMGFLAIPDLKPSRWTVVNTKDVDWNLYLNTLFWNLNYWDSISTLSGEVQNPKKTLPKALFFALILVVLGYFFPLLIGTGAVPLNRELWTDGYFSDIAMILGGAWLRWWLQAAAAMSNMGMFVAEMSSDSFQLLGMAERGMLPEFFSKRSRHGTPLVGILFSASGVILLSWMSFQEIVAAENFLYCFGMILEFIAFILLKIKHPNASRPYKVPGGAAGAILMCIPPTALICVVLYFSTLKVMVVSLIAVSIGLVLQPCIKYVEKKRWLKFSHSADLPDLEHEESTHSLVN
- the LOC112804074 gene encoding uncharacterized protein, whose product is MKKGKKTKLRMADFLKTPSPVASPTNDSPKSAIFSRPTATTSKAAAKRAAVDLTGASPPLSHRPLSSIADLKAMASAGVDDLRRQSDRSHSEILKDLEASHSRLHKRLKMQTQACHQVMDEAEKEYKKLSERITESREAMKASYDEFMAEAQASASRACKTSITELSQSFEKAIDSLRNRYGISSN